The proteins below are encoded in one region of Thermosulfurimonas marina:
- a CDS encoding RsmG family class I SAM-dependent methyltransferase — MEGSWSPERAFFLLGEMGQEYGLPFEARPLVYPLFRYLSALAARAEELNLTAFKSPEERLLYAVSEALVLAAFLPEGGYPLADLGPGGGIPGLVLKLARPELEIVLYEAHPGRVAFLEEMIAELGLSGIRAVNCHLGRTFPEERFPVVVARGYGSVEKFVRHARALLAPPGQAFYLWRQEVEPYGRPEGLEILGEIPFALPQGRGLRKLLLFGLSP; from the coding sequence ATGGAAGGTAGCTGGTCTCCGGAAAGGGCCTTTTTTCTCCTGGGGGAGATGGGGCAGGAATATGGACTGCCCTTCGAGGCCCGGCCCTTGGTCTATCCCCTTTTTCGCTATCTTTCGGCCCTGGCCGCCCGGGCCGAAGAGTTAAACCTTACGGCCTTTAAGAGCCCCGAAGAAAGGCTCCTTTACGCCGTCTCTGAGGCCTTAGTACTGGCCGCCTTCCTTCCGGAGGGAGGCTATCCCCTGGCCGATCTGGGCCCCGGGGGCGGAATCCCCGGGCTGGTCCTCAAGCTTGCCCGGCCGGAGCTGGAGATCGTCCTCTATGAGGCCCATCCGGGTCGGGTAGCCTTTCTGGAGGAGATGATCGCCGAACTGGGTCTTTCCGGGATCCGGGCCGTAAATTGCCACCTAGGCCGCACCTTCCCGGAGGAGCGCTTTCCGGTGGTGGTGGCTCGGGGCTACGGTTCGGTGGAGAAATTTGTGCGCCACGCCCGGGCCCTTCTTGCCCCCCCGGGTCAGGCCTTCTATCTCTGGCGCCAGGAGGTGGAACCCTACGGCCGACCGGAGGGCCTGGAGATCCTGGGAGAGATTCCCTTTGCGCTTCCGCAGGGTCGGGGCCTGAGAAAGCTCCTTCTTTTTGGCCTTTCCCCCTGA
- a CDS encoding thermonuclease family protein, with the protein MKDLRLRLFLLGILLLWVGWARALEVTVVRALDGDTVVLSDGKRLRYAGIDAPELHRKEGPPEPLAREAWLLNRQLVEGRRLRFEPAARRRDRYGRLLGYLFLPDGRLVSEVLVSRGLAFACFWPGAARYREHLLAVQREALAKGRGIFGVLRDTDPYYVGNRASRRFHRPHCPHAQHIRRKILFHSLYEALYAGYCPARGCRPGFP; encoded by the coding sequence TTGAAAGACCTTCGTCTTCGACTTTTCCTCTTAGGGATCCTTCTCCTCTGGGTCGGCTGGGCCCGGGCCCTTGAGGTCACCGTAGTGCGGGCCTTGGACGGGGACACTGTGGTCCTTTCCGATGGAAAGCGATTGCGCTACGCCGGCATTGACGCCCCGGAACTCCACCGGAAAGAGGGTCCGCCGGAGCCCTTGGCCCGCGAGGCCTGGCTCCTCAATCGCCAGCTGGTAGAAGGGCGTCGGCTGCGTTTTGAGCCCGCAGCCCGCCGGCGGGATCGCTACGGGCGTCTTCTGGGCTACCTCTTTCTGCCCGACGGGCGCCTGGTCTCCGAAGTCCTGGTCTCCCGGGGCCTGGCCTTTGCCTGCTTCTGGCCCGGGGCGGCCCGCTATCGGGAACACCTGCTGGCCGTCCAGAGGGAGGCCCTGGCTAAGGGGCGGGGAATCTTCGGGGTCCTGCGGGACACCGACCCCTATTACGTGGGCAACCGGGCCTCGCGGCGTTTCCATCGTCCCCACTGTCCCCATGCCCAACATATCCGCCGAAAGATTCTCTTTCACTCCCTCTATGAGGCCCTCTACGCCGGATATTGCCCGGCCCGGGGTTGTCGTCCCGGATTTCCGTGA
- a CDS encoding CTP synthase yields MGRKKRGFHTKFIFVTGGVLSSLGKGLASAAIGALLEARGLRVTFQKLDPYINVDPGTMNPFQHGEVYVTDDGAETDLDLGHYERFTSARMGHKNNYTSGKIYFSVITKERRGDYLGGTVQIIPHVTDEIKAAIVQLAGSEVDVAIIEIGGTVGDIESLPFLEAIRQLRYDLGRENTLYIHLTYVPYIKTAGELKTKPTQHSVKELRAIGIQPDILLCRTERFLPPEVKKKIALFCNVEEDAVITAKDVDCIYEIPLVFHQEGLDEKIVELLNIWTREPDLSSWEELVQRYRNPREEVTIAVVGKYVDLKDSYKSLHEALVHGGLANEARVNIRYLSADEITPENVAELLSGVDGVLVPGGFGYRGAEGKMEAIRYAREKGLPFFGICLGMQLAVIEFARNVAGLSGANSTEFDPDTPHPVIYLMREWFNYRTQRVEVRDEKCDKGGTMRLGAYPCRLVPGTIAHRAYGCEEVFERHRHRYEFNNQYREILTEKGLRIAGLSPDGELVEIIEIEGHPWFVGCQFHPEFRSRPMEPHPLFASFIRAALDHRHGR; encoded by the coding sequence ATGGGCAGGAAAAAGCGTGGATTCCACACCAAGTTCATCTTTGTGACCGGAGGGGTCCTTTCTTCGCTGGGCAAGGGCCTGGCCTCGGCCGCCATCGGGGCCCTCCTGGAGGCCCGGGGCCTGCGCGTGACCTTCCAAAAGCTCGACCCCTATATCAATGTGGACCCCGGGACCATGAATCCTTTCCAGCACGGGGAGGTCTACGTCACCGATGACGGGGCGGAGACCGATCTCGACCTGGGCCATTACGAACGCTTCACCTCCGCCCGCATGGGCCATAAGAACAATTACACCTCGGGGAAGATCTATTTTTCGGTGATCACCAAAGAGCGCCGCGGAGACTACCTGGGGGGTACGGTTCAGATCATTCCTCATGTGACCGACGAGATCAAGGCCGCCATCGTGCAGCTAGCCGGAAGCGAGGTGGATGTGGCCATCATTGAGATCGGAGGCACGGTGGGGGATATCGAAAGTCTGCCCTTTCTGGAGGCCATTCGACAGCTCCGCTACGATCTGGGCCGGGAGAATACCCTTTATATCCATCTTACCTATGTGCCCTACATCAAGACCGCTGGGGAACTCAAGACCAAACCCACCCAGCACAGCGTAAAGGAATTGCGGGCCATCGGAATCCAGCCCGACATCCTGCTTTGCCGCACGGAGCGCTTTTTACCTCCGGAGGTCAAAAAGAAGATCGCCCTTTTCTGTAATGTGGAAGAAGACGCGGTCATTACCGCTAAGGACGTGGACTGCATCTACGAGATTCCCCTGGTCTTTCACCAGGAGGGGCTGGACGAAAAGATCGTAGAACTTCTCAACATCTGGACCCGGGAGCCGGACCTTTCCTCCTGGGAAGAGCTAGTCCAGCGTTACCGAAACCCCCGGGAAGAGGTCACCATTGCCGTGGTGGGCAAATATGTGGACCTCAAGGATTCCTATAAGAGTTTACACGAGGCCCTGGTGCACGGGGGCCTGGCCAACGAGGCCCGGGTAAACATTCGCTATCTTTCGGCCGACGAGATTACCCCCGAAAACGTGGCGGAGCTCCTTTCCGGGGTGGACGGGGTCCTGGTCCCGGGAGGATTCGGCTACCGGGGGGCGGAAGGCAAGATGGAGGCCATCCGCTACGCCCGGGAGAAGGGGCTCCCCTTTTTCGGGATCTGTCTGGGGATGCAGCTTGCGGTCATCGAGTTTGCCCGCAATGTGGCCGGGCTCTCCGGAGCCAATTCCACGGAGTTCGACCCCGATACTCCGCATCCGGTGATCTATCTTATGCGGGAATGGTTCAATTACCGTACGCAGCGGGTGGAAGTCCGCGACGAAAAGTGCGACAAGGGCGGGACCATGCGCCTCGGGGCCTATCCCTGTCGTCTGGTCCCGGGGACTATTGCGCACCGGGCTTACGGCTGCGAGGAGGTCTTTGAGCGGCACCGGCACCGCTATGAATTCAACAACCAGTACCGGGAGATCCTCACCGAAAAAGGCCTGCGCATTGCCGGTCTGTCTCCGGACGGAGAACTGGTAGAAATCATCGAGATTGAGGGACATCCCTGGTTTGTGGGCTGTCAGTTTCATCCGGAGTTCCGTTCCCGGCCCATGGAGCCGCATCCCCTCTTTGCCTCCTTTATCCGGGCGGCCTTAGATCACCGGCATGGAAGGTAG
- a CDS encoding YkgJ family cysteine cluster protein, with amino-acid sequence MEEPVFDPRELTLEDEFVFACHPGVPCFNKCCYDVHLVLSPYDFLRLRQALGLSPEEFLERYGEAYIGEVTQLPVVSVYMQSHDFACPFLTPEGCRVYAHRPSACRTYPLARFLREDRESGRPREVYRIIRETHCKGHYERRPITVRDYIEEQGLGPYLRFNDLFGEVVARRQAHAETPLTGDQLDLIFLALYDLPNFREEIRRGHLAVDLPGAVEELPEEALLEAGIRFVLKEVLTFD; translated from the coding sequence GTGGAAGAGCCGGTCTTCGATCCCCGGGAGCTTACCCTGGAGGACGAATTCGTCTTTGCCTGTCATCCCGGGGTGCCCTGTTTCAATAAGTGTTGTTACGACGTGCATCTGGTGCTTTCTCCTTACGATTTCCTGCGGCTGCGCCAGGCCCTGGGACTCTCTCCCGAGGAATTCCTCGAGCGCTACGGCGAGGCCTATATCGGGGAGGTCACCCAGCTTCCGGTGGTCTCGGTTTACATGCAAAGCCACGACTTTGCCTGCCCCTTCCTCACTCCGGAGGGCTGCCGGGTCTATGCCCATCGCCCTTCGGCCTGCCGCACCTATCCTCTGGCCCGCTTCCTCCGGGAGGATCGCGAAAGCGGCCGGCCCCGGGAGGTCTATCGCATCATCCGGGAGACCCACTGCAAGGGGCATTACGAAAGGCGCCCCATCACCGTGCGGGACTATATTGAGGAACAGGGGCTGGGACCCTATCTCCGCTTCAACGACCTTTTCGGAGAGGTGGTGGCCCGGCGCCAGGCCCACGCCGAAACCCCCCTTACCGGAGACCAGCTGGACTTGATCTTTCTGGCCCTTTACGATCTGCCGAACTTTCGGGAGGAGATCCGCCGGGGGCATCTGGCGGTGGATCTTCCCGGAGCGGTGGAGGAACTTCCGGAGGAGGCCTTGCTTGAGGCCGGAATCCGTTTCGTCCTCAAGGAAGTCCTGACCTTCGACTAA